The segment GTCACTTCATTCCCGTCCTTTCATTCTGCAGGTGGCGGAACGTGGGCCATGGCAGGCTGTTGTGATGACGTGCGAGACTTGCTTACTTctgtcaatgatccggacaaacatatccggataggttATGTCGGTTGTCCGGATGTGTTATGGCGGTCGTCCGGATGTAATGTTTgtgagtgtcgtgtgcttctccttttaggaagtccggataggagaagcgcgccacgtgtactcttggggaAATCTAGATGGGGATAATCCGGATAAGAttgcgtgccacgtgtcatcaggggatgtgtgccacgtgtcatcagggagaTGGGTCCCTACAAGAGTCACAACCACCATTTCAACATACGGAGTATAGTTGAAGGGAGTTGAATCCATGAGCGGCGATTGAGGACAAACAATATGCTCTTTGGGCAATACATCCATTGTAACAATCTGTAGGATTTGAGATTCAAGATTGATGTTAAGGACTTTGTATTTTCGGGACTTGATCTCTATGATGGCATGTTCGCCTTCGTAGTAGAGCTTGAACAAAGGATGACCACAATACTCAACTTGATGACCATACACCCAGAAAGGGTACTCAATTTTGCCCAATTCATACCCGCACTCAAACTCAAACAGAGAAGTGCAGTTTGAATAGTGAAAATCGTCAAGGCATAGAGAGCATGGGAAGTGATGGGAGAGGAGGAAGAGGATGAGGGAGAAGAGAAGGGAAGATTGAGAAAAATTGGGATGCATTGGGAGGAAGGATGAAGTTGAACTGGTGGGAAAATCACACATACCATGAGCAAATCAATGAATGAGAGGGGATATATAGAcacaaagagaggaaaaaaaattgaaagtgaaaTGCGGCCCCATATTCTTCTTTCATTCAAATTTTCGTTACTCTATAGAATATATGCATTGAGTCATTGACTGGGTAAAAAAATACCCCGTAAGTCTATACACCTTTAATCCATGATTACACTTCCTTAATGGAAGACTTGACTTAAAGACTTTTCATCTCCAACCCTAATCAGTGTGTTCATTTGGCAATTTCTCGTATTTGCAAAATGTGAAAGGAAATGAGACCTCCTATGGATGAAGTGCTCAGAGTTAGAattacaatataataaaaacagaGGAGGTGAACTCCTAGTAGAGAGTGTTGGCTTGATGAAGAGTCACCATCATCTTCACCGGGTTCTGTGACTATAAATTGGATTAGTTGATCCACAATGCCTAATGGAAGCTGTTAAGTTTTCCTTTTGGGCTCTCTTGATTCTCAGAGCACATAGCAATAAGAATGATCATatacaaccaaaaaaaataaaggtgtTGGGTGGTTAGATTCTTAATATGGCAGAATTTGCTTAATTTTCATAGGAAACTTACAGATTGATTAGTCTAGTTGAAATTGAAATGAAGAGTCACTGTCTGCCAGGAACAAGCGTGGAAGCTAAGCCCTTTGATTTTTTGAGACATTTTCCACTAATTGgacttctctctttttttctttatgtttttgtttttcatgttGTTTAATATGTCATTTTTTGGATGAGGGTGGAATTTTGTTAAATCTAAATATTCTCTAActtttttaggatttgaatCTCATTGATTGATGTGGATTCATTAGCATGATAGTTTTTGGACATGCTCCATGTGGTGGCTTCATTTTCCTGGTAATCAAGCTTGAATCCCGACTGACCAGAATAATAAGGCTGGCTATTTTCCTAGAAACGTCAATTTTGGCTGACCTACCTTGTTCAAAAGATGAAGTTAGAAAGAAATTAAGTTGCATCCGGAGAAGCTTATGGAAGTAACCAGATAGGAAATGAGACATTTACAAAACACTACGTAGCGCTGTAGTTTATTTTCAGCAGCAAGAGATTTAGTTTGAAATATGTAACAAGGTCTTAATTTATCTTCATTCAAATTATATCATGTTCACAAAGCCAACCTAAaagaacaaaggaaaaaatgtgAGACAATTTCCATCAGAACTATATTCTCAAATTCTCATAAGCTTCACAAATTTGAAGGGATGTGACATGATGTAAACAAAACAATTTGATTATCAAAAGTTTCCACGCAAAATAATTTATGTATCAACTTGTTTGATTGATAAAATAATGAGTACATACAATTGTAGGAATATATTATTGTGATAGTGTTGATTTAAAGGATGAACAGTCTTTTGGAAACCTTGGAGGAGAAGATGGGAAAGGCTTTGGTGGGATCTGCAAGGCTTCTATGATTTCTTCCAACATTTCAATCACCTTACTCATGCATGACCTATTCGCTGGATCTGTTTGTATGCACCACAAACCCACTAGTATAATTTTCCTTGTACTTTCATTTTCCCCTTTGTTTTCAATGCCCTCTAGTCCTAGATCTTCTTGTTGCTCGAGATTCTTATAAATCCAATGTGAAAAATATGTGTCGTTGGTGTGATCAATTGTACCATTGGGGTTTTGTCTTCCTCCAACCATTTCTAGAACCATCATTCCATAGCTATAGACGTCTGATTTGTGTGAGACTCGGCCAAAATTTCTAGAGAATACTTCTGGAGCGACATACCCAATAGTTCCTCTAGCTATTGACATTGATACAGTACTCTCTTTTGGTGAGCATAATTTAGCAAACCCAAAATCATAGATTTTGGGGCAAAAGTCTTGGTCTAGAAGGATGTTGTGAGGTTTCACATCAAAATGCAATATCCTTATTCTGCACCCACATTGCAAGTACTCAAGTCCTCTAGCTATCCCAATTGTGATTTGGTACAACTTCTCCCATCCCAAGTTTTTATTGGCTTTCAAAGGACTTTCACTACATAAGAAGTTTTCAAGAGACCCATTGCTCATAAATTCATATATGAGAGCTTTTTTGCCACCCTCAAAACAAAACCCCAAAAGGTTGACAATATTGACATGAGAAGTCCTACTAATGCTTGCAACTTCATTAATGAAATCCTCTCCATTCCCTTTGGATGTGTTGAGGATTTTGACTGCAACAGGTTGGCCATCACTTAACTTTCCTTTGTAAACGCCACCATAGCCTCCTTGGCCTAATTTATCCTTGAATGAATTAGTCATTTTCTTAACATCTGAATAACTGTACCTCTTTGGAGCATGAGATCCATAATTCCTAACAAATTCCTCAATGTTTTGATCAACATCAGATCTCTTTCTCCAAATGAACATTGGTATATGTTTTGatagttttcttttgaagtagaAGATTATAAGAATGCTAGCAAATAATGTCCCAGCTCCTCCTGCAGCAATGACTGTAATTAAGATGAGAAAAGAGGTCaaacaatttagaaaatatagtaACTAGAATAACTCGCAACACagaattttctttgaatttttggtACATAAATAGAGGAATAAACAAGAAAGTACATAGGAAGAAAAGATTACCGATTATGATTTTCTTTAAGATGGTCTCGGATGCTGCAACAAAAATCCATGCATTAGATAAACTTACctaagatgaaaagaaaatatagtaaAGGATCTTAAAGTGAGAGTAAGTAATATTTCTAGTCTCTTATTCATAAGTTAATagtttctttctcttcatttaattttatgttttaatattcAGATTTTGACAAGTGCAGCCAGGTGTTTAATTATAAAACCAGAACTCACGTGTAGattaaaaatcttaataaaataatttggaaaatgaGAGGAAAGCGGCAAGAGGATAAGAAATTTGTCATAGAAGCAGTTGACTTGACTTGTATATGGATGTCTAGCAGGTCCATCGTCCATAGCTTTACAAGTATTTGGGGAAAGCGGCAAGAGGATAAGAAATTTGCCATAGAAGCAGTTGACTTGACTTGTACATGGACGTTCCATAGCTTTACAAGTAATTGGGTTTTTCTTATTATTGGAGTTTGAAAAAcaatacaatattttaaaatcttcctaaaattattgaaattgaaTATTTGACTTGGAAAATCATTGCTGCGTATCCAAATAACTATGAATAATCTCATCGCCGCAAATGTATTGATCTAATAAAAGCAGTGCAGAAAGAACGGAGTTAGAAATATATATTGAGGAGAAAAGGGATACATACTTGACTTAAGCGAATTCAAAGCAGTTGGAAACTTGGAGTTGGTGCAATTGGTGGAAGCGCCTTTAGGGTTGGAATTAGGACAATAACAACTAGGTTGGCCCAAACTCGAATTATATCCACATCTACCTCCAGACTCAGCACAACTTTCACATTGTCCCTCTTCTACTGTCCATTTCACCTCAAACCCTTCATTCAGAACTTGATAAAAAGCTAATGAATGATTCATAAAGCCCTGAGCAGCAGTTGCAAGGACCGGAACGACCACACCAGCCCCGCATACGCTTACGAGTTCAGTGGCCAGAGACGTATTTACCACAAAAAAAGCATGCTCTGGAGCACCGTATTTCAAACAGAAAAAGTCCGAAGTTGCGGGATATTCAAACCCTGAGGGACACTTGTAGAACAAGGTGGCGTTCTGGGTGTTGGAAGTGTATTTGAAGAGGGTGGAATCCATGATTGTATTCGGTTCAGGACAACAAATATCTTTAAAGAAGAATTCATTGACTACTGCAACCATCAGGATTTGAGCCTCATAATTGATGTTAATTGTGGGGTCCTCACTAAAAAGTGCCACGTGGCTCCCTCTCCCTTGACCactgattggagccaaaatatgtgctctaatggcacatattcgatatgatttgtgcaccaaaggacattcaaatcacccaacttgacctaaatcaatgctaaggcctagccatgagtttaatctatactttggagatttatctcaggttcaagggaagaaaattgtgcaaattgaatgactttagattttgaaagatcaagaaagggctaaatgaggaaataagtgagtcaagactcattgaacgtaaggaaaggcaaaacaaggatatcatgaggttggaggatgataaatgaccattatggagtaagaaagaaggcaagaaagcatgggaaatgaggcatgaagcaagattcagctgcatggaaatttagaactcaaaaatctgatggcattatatactctgactttgaggataaatttggagcactttctggagtccattatatacatactatatatcgtttcgaaactcgggaagtcaggagtccaacgcttcaagcAGTTttcaaatcggagctgaaatgaagaagttatggccatttgaagacaattgcaccaagctggagggtcatttcgaaatgatttcgaaattcgacttatgatttcgaaattcaacttatgaattcgaaatccacttcgaaatgacaccaatttcgaattcacccactgccactttgatgttccgcctcctctacctcgggaattgcatctaaagcactccatccaccctaggtggaccccacacgactagaactcaccattttattattttttaggaaattattttgtaataagtggccaatgagagtgtgtcacatgttaggtaattgaggatattatataaactctttcaattctaggttttaggaatcttggatttttttctggagagtttgacattgaaagtggaagaagacgagaactttggtttgttttctttttcttctttattgaatatattgtttttagtttcttttgattcaaattatggacttttaccctattatggattttgaatgtgacatcacccccatgagaggctaagagccaacttggggcttgaagcatgaaaacctaagggctaggaaatctatagggacaatgggtaaattactataacaatgagattaattattggttggatgacaatttattattatttttatcctatccttgtgagttcgtttagggaatAATACAGTAGGTTATTactcgatactagtgattcttggtaattcttgatcatttgtTTTCCTCGTCTTACCAGccgttatttgcccctaaacaaagctataaggagtaggaagggttaaaaagccaaatcttaaattgataatcaatctcattatttgatggttttaggaatctgttttaaaaaggaaaaattaggtttcggatgcaattttgagttatagaacccaacttgatcgcgagtggccaaggatcccaaaaacctaagatcatattacttaaaatacccttgttttctataatttctataccctaggttggattgtggaaaaccccaaacttgaatcaattgaatttaaaatcaatattcattttctcttattaattgaatttctttacttggtttcacattattcacatattgtttttcacttaaggatttaaacaaaaacaattcatttattctagtattgacaattttcataagccagtccttgagaacgatacccggaatactacaaaacccgtagtgactctttctctagtttttcttgaccagagttactacgtaaaaaggcaaagtattttggtacaatagagaattttCGGTCAAGAAATTGGCGCCGCTGCCGGGGACTGGCAATCGtcataactaggatatagtgaattactttgttttagttcttttattttttatctttatacatatttttcttctattttatgctTGGTTGGGAAAGAGATCTTTCAGGTAGACTTCAAAGAACAACTAAGGAATCTCAACCAAATATGGAGGACACTGAAGAATTCAACAGTAATAACAATAGGCCACAACCACCTGTGCAGGGCCAAAGAACTATGAGAGAGCTTTTAAATCCTCCCAAGTTAAGCACACCATCGTGTTTTATGCTACCTCAAAATCATGATCATGTTACCATTCGGCCTCAAGTGGTGTCTCAACTACCCATTTTTAGGGggatagaaaatgaaaatccgTACTCTCacatcaaggaatttgaggacaTCGTTTCAATTTTTCGAGAAGCCAACACTCCTTTGGAGATCTTTCGCATGAAGTTATTCCCCTTGTCATTGAAGGATAAAGCTAAGAATTGGTTAAATAGTCTTAGACCCTATAGTATCAGAAATTGGGGTGATCTACAATCAGTGTTTTTGCAGAAATTCTTTCCAACACATAGAACCTGTGCATTGAAAAAGGAGATCTCGAATTTCAAGGCTATGgaggatgagaaattttttgcaTGTTGGGAAAGATTCAGGGAGATTGTTGCAGCATGCCCCCATCACGGATTTGACAACTGGATGCTAGTTTCGTATTTCTATGAAGGCATGGCACCACCAATGAAACAACTTCTCGAGACTATGTGTGAAGgagatttcatgaataaaaacccCAATGAAGCATTTCAATTCCTTGATTATGTTGCTGAGGTATCTAGAAGTTGGGATGAACCAATCGTCAAGGAACCATCTAGAGATAGAACAATGAACAGAGCAAGAGCTAGTGGAGTGTATACCTTACCAGAGGGTTTAGATGTCCAAGCAAAGTTAGCAACCGTTATGAGAAGGTTGGATGATTTGGAATCCAAGGGAGTTCAAGAGGTACAAATAGTCAATGATGGGGTAACTCAACTGTGCTTGATATGTAAGTCTACGGAACATGGTGTGCAATCTTGTCCCACTCTACCTGCAGTGCAAGACATGTTTACGGAGCAAGCCAATGCCTTAGGGACATACAAGCAATATTCTAGCAATTCTCCATATTCCAACACTTATAATCCgggttggaggaatcatccaaatctatcATGGAGGGGAGGTAACAATGGCCAGTTTCAACAGCAAGGAAACCAATTTCAGGGTAATCAGACTAATGGGCAGCAAGGTTTTCAACCACAAGGAATGCCATCTCAGAATTTTCAACAGCAACATCAAACCTCATCATCTAACTCAAGCTTGGAAGACATGATGAGAGAGTTTATACAGAAGCAAGACAAGCATAATGAAGATCAAAATAGGATAAATGCTCAAACATCTCAAGAACTAGTAGATATTCGAACCACTTTGAGCCAACTTGCTGCAAGTTTAtctcaagagaaaggaaaattcccAGCTCAACCACAGAAAAATCCGAGAGGAGTAAATGAAATTTCTGAAGTGCAAAAGGAAGATTGCAATGCAGTTATCACACTCAGAAATGGGAAAGAATATGAAGGGCCCAAGTTACCTGTAAGTGAAGATATTCCTGCTAGAGATGAACCAACTGTGgagaaaaatgttagaaatgagAAAGCGTCtgaaaaatatgaggaagtCATTGtgagcaaaaataaaatgagtgtTTCCAATCATTTGCCTTTCCCTTCAGCTATGCAGAGACACAAAGTGGGGGATAAGACTTTAgagattttggaagttttgaaGCAAGTGAAGATCAACATTCCACTCCTTGatatgatcaaacaagttcCTGCTTATGCAAAGTTCCTCAAAGACTTATGCACTGTGAAGAGAAGGATTAAATTAAGCAAGAAAGCATTCCTCACCAAGCAAGTCAGTGCCATCATTGAGAATAAGGCAATGGTGAAGTACAAAAATCCAggttgtcctaccatttcagtccaGATTGGAAATTCATTCGTGGAAAGggctttgttagatttgggagc is part of the Vitis riparia cultivar Riparia Gloire de Montpellier isolate 1030 chromosome 17, EGFV_Vit.rip_1.0, whole genome shotgun sequence genome and harbors:
- the LOC117905117 gene encoding LEAF RUST 10 DISEASE-RESISTANCE LOCUS RECEPTOR-LIKE PROTEIN KINASE-like 2.1; translated protein: MDSTLFKYTSNTQNATLFYKCPSGFEYPATSDFFCLKYGAPEHAFFVVNTSLATELVSVCGAGVVVPVLATAAQGFMNHSLAFYQVLNEGFEVKWTVEEGQCESCAESGGRCGYNSSLGQPSCYCPNSNPKGASTNCTNSKFPTALNSLKSTSETILKKIIIVIAAGGAGTLFASILIIFYFKRKLSKHIPMFIWRKRSDVDQNIEEFVRNYGSHAPKRYSYSDVKKMTNSFKDKLGQGGYGGVYKGKLSDGQPVAVKILNTSKGNGEDFINEVASISRTSHVNIVNLLGFCFEGGKKALIYEFMSNGSLENFLCSESPLKANKNLGWEKLYQITIGIARGLEYLQCGCRIRILHFDVKPHNILLDQDFCPKIYDFGFAKLCSPKESTVSMSIARGTIGYVAPEVFSRNFGRVSHKSDVYSYGMMVLEMVGGRQNPNGTIDHTNDTYFSHWIYKNLEQQEDLGLEGIENKGENESTRKIILVGLWCIQTDPANRSCMSKVIEMLEEIIEALQIPPKPFPSSPPRFPKDCSSFKSTLSQ